Proteins co-encoded in one Arachis hypogaea cultivar Tifrunner chromosome 13, arahy.Tifrunner.gnm2.J5K5, whole genome shotgun sequence genomic window:
- the LOC140178144 gene encoding uncharacterized protein isoform X2, translating into MPAHKLHTVGSINFGEHKRRKDSYGEAISQKYGEDLIDQPEVDPDVWTEVAGTNKRGRVHGLGRSLDIGIHDHRDVPLPEDTGVSTVKSVSQTDITEAIKEALPSAINAVLPSVV; encoded by the exons ATGCCTGCTCATAAACTACACACTGTAGGGTCTATCAATTTTGGCGAACACAAGAGAAGAAAG GACTCATATGGAgaggcaatatcacaaaaatatggagaagatttAATAGATCAACCTGAAGTTGATCCTGACGTGTGGACAGAAGTTGCAGGAACCAACAAGAGAGGACGAGTTCATGGGTTAGGCCGCAGTCTGGATATTGGTATTCATGATCATAGAGATGTGCCATTACCTGAAGATACAGGTGTTTCTACAGTCAAGTCAGTTTCACAAACAGACATCACTGAGGCTATTAAAGAAGCATTGCCTAGTGCTATAAATGCAGTGTTGCCTAGtgttgtgtaa
- the LOC140178144 gene encoding uncharacterized protein isoform X1, with product MLLQEAKLKRRVSFLEVYDDVHKKKSGEYVSEVSKKIIDSYGEAISQKYGEDLIDQPEVDPDVWTEVAGTNKRGRVHGLGRSLDIGIHDHRDVPLPEDTGVSTVKSVSQTDITEAIKEALPSAINAVLPSVV from the exons ATGTTGTTACAAGAAGCTAAGTTGAAGCGTCGGGTATCTTTCCTTGAAGTATATGATGATGTTCATAAGAAAAAAAGTGGAGAATATGTTTCTGAAGTATCCAAGAAAATTATT GACTCATATGGAgaggcaatatcacaaaaatatggagaagatttAATAGATCAACCTGAAGTTGATCCTGACGTGTGGACAGAAGTTGCAGGAACCAACAAGAGAGGACGAGTTCATGGGTTAGGCCGCAGTCTGGATATTGGTATTCATGATCATAGAGATGTGCCATTACCTGAAGATACAGGTGTTTCTACAGTCAAGTCAGTTTCACAAACAGACATCACTGAGGCTATTAAAGAAGCATTGCCTAGTGCTATAAATGCAGTGTTGCCTAGtgttgtgtaa
- the LOC112735905 gene encoding uncharacterized protein — MAPKGRGRRIVQNTRLDQSRLSSRRPGEQTADINSSQPPIHVLGQQSDNNDEPNLSHLNVGSALQPSPQVLSQSSPQLDGVNSSDASALEAEDNKLPNVGQSSVQSETRSNGKLVIAVEKGDKLKRFTDHTVTRDITKDLLSRMPSPAPRWQDYCPNMKDELFKGFLEKHEFASNYDKAMARTVWNKTMHDRYPDILKRARDRAFKEANSTSIADIKVMDLKQ; from the exons ATGGCACCAAAAGGTAGAGGTAGACGAATAGTACAAAACACTCGTTTGGATCAATCTCGGCTTTCCTCACGTAGGCCAG GTGAGCAAACTGCTGATATTAATTCTTCTCAACCACCGATACACGTGTTAG gtcAACAGAGTGATAATAATGATGAACCTAATCTTTCACATTTGAATGTGGGATCAGCATTACAACCATCCCCACAAGTTTTGTCACAATCGTCACCACAATTAGATG GTGTGAATTCGTCTGACGCATCTGCTTTAGAAGCAGAAGATAATAAGCTACCTAATGTTGGACAATCAAGTGTGCAATCTGAAACTAGGAGTAACGGGAAGCTGGTAATAGCTGTAGAGAAAGGCGATAAATT GAAGAGATTTACAGATCATACGGTAACTCGTGATATTACGAAAGATTTGCTAAGTAGGATGCCTTCTCCAGCGCCAAGATGGCAGGATTATTGTCCAAACATGAAGGACGAGTTGTTTAAAGGTTTCCTG GAAAAACATGAATTTGCATCAAATTATGATAAGGCTATGGCAAGAACTGTTTGGAATAAGACAATGCATGACCGCTATCCTgatattttgaaaagagcaaGGGATAGAGCTTTTAAGGAGGCAAACTCTACTAGTATTGCTGATATTAAGGTCATGGACCTAAAGCAATAA